From a single Eleginops maclovinus isolate JMC-PN-2008 ecotype Puerto Natales chromosome 20, JC_Emac_rtc_rv5, whole genome shotgun sequence genomic region:
- the dnai1.2 gene encoding dynein, axonemal, intermediate chain 1, paralog 2, which translates to MPNNVAASMRKGSTVQKVVLPAAKSTKAASKKKDEDEDPGDGLEEWSHGKPLIKPPDQLELTEAELKEEITRILTANNPHAPQNIVRYSFKERSYKPTSAVDQMAVHFVLEGSLLHEDSDEARRLRAKEGLPEETATVDTGVEPDEEEQETSATPVEDGGEVEEAGEEDRPDSVASKIDRKEPKVTNQFNFSERASQTLNNPLRERSCQTEPPPRSTFTATATQWEIYDAYAEELQKQEKNKEKQKAVASKKDNDRGKKKTLLLETQTDDITKVGKASKIFERMVNQNTFDDIAQDFKYFEDASDEFRDQEGTLLPLWKFQYDKAKRLSVTALCWNKKYQDLFAVGMGSYDFIKQGRGMLVYYSLKNSAYPEYIYPTHSGVLCLDIHEQRSYLVAVGFYDGCVAVYNLKQDGSEPVYKSTAKTGKHTDPVWQVRWQNDDMDNNHNFYSVSSDGRVVSWTLVKNELVFTDIIRLSLNGAISEGPEQQPGNACGTSFDFHKQIDYLFLVGTEEGKIHKCSKTYSSQFLETYNAHSMAVDAVKWNHFHPKVFISCSSDWTVKIWDHTIDTPMFTFDLNAAVGDVAWSPYSSTVFAAVTTDAMVHVFDLSINKYEAICQQPVVAKKKTKLTHIEFNPIYPIIIVGDDRGYVSSLKLSPNLRKKPKVKKGQELPKGPEMEVAKMEKLLSLLREPGQSTV; encoded by the exons ATGCCAAATAACGTTGCCGCATCAATGAGAAAG GGCTCAACGGTTCAGAAGGTAGTTTTACCTGCTGCGAAGTCAACCAAAGCCGCAAGCAAGAAAAAG GATGAGGACGAGGATCCGGGCGATGGATTGGAAGAGTGGTCCCATGGGAAACCTCTTATTAAGCCCCCCGACCAACTGGAGCTCACTGAGGCT GAGCTGAAAGAGGAAATCACAAGGATCCTGACTGCAAACAACCCACACGCCCCCCAGAATATTGTCCGCTACAGCTTTAAG GAACGTTCCTACAAGCCTACCAGTGCTGTGGATCAGATGGCTGTTCACTTTGTGTTGGAGGGCAGCCTTTTGCATGAAGACTCTGATGAGGCTCGTAGACTGAGGGCCAAGGAGGGTCTCCCTGAGG AAACTGCGACAGTCGATACTGGAGTGGAACCTgatgaggaggaacaggaaACATCG GCCACACCTGTGGAGGATGGAGGGGAAGTGGAGGAAGCAGGAGAAGAGGACAGACCAGACAGTGTCGCCTCTAAAATCGACAGGAAGGAGCCAAAAGTTACTAACCAGTTCAACTTCAGTGAGAGGGCCTCCCAGACCCTCAACAACCCACTGCGG GAAAGAAGCTGCCAGACCGAACCTCCTCCACGCAGCACCTTCACCGCCACAGCTACTCAG TGGGAGATATATGATGCGTATGcggaggagctgcagaaacaagaaaaaaataaagagaagcaGAAGGCTGTAGCATCAAAGAAAGACAATGACAGAGGCAAAAAGAAAACTCTGCTGCTGGAGACTCAG ACTGATGACATCACCAAAGTGGGAAAGGCGTCCAAGATCTTTGAACGGATGGTCAATCAGAACACTTTTGATGACATAGCACAAG attttaaatactttgaggACGCTTCTGATGAGTTCAGGGACCAGGAGGGCACCCTTCTCCCTCTGTGGAAGTTCCAATATGACAAAGCTAAGAGACTGTCTgtcactgccctctgctg GAATAAGAAATACCAGGACCTTTTTGCTGTGGGAATGGGATCAT ATGACTTCATTAAGCAGGGGCGTGGCATGCTAGTCTACTACTCCTTAAAGAACTCTGCCTACCCAGAGTACATCTACCCCACCCATTCTGGCGTCCTGTGCCTCGACATCCATGAGCAGCGTTCCTACTTGGTGGCGGTAGGCTTCTATGACGGCTGTGTGGCTGTATACAACCTGAAGCAGGATGGTTCGGAGCCTGTGTATAAGAGTACAGCCAAGACTGGCAAGCACACAGACCCTGTGTGGCAG GTGCGCTGGCAGAACGATGACATGGACAATAACCACAACTTCTATTCAGTGTCATCTGATGGACGAGTTGTGTCCTGGACTCTAGTCAAG AATGAGCTGGTCTTTACAGACATTATTAGGCTGTCCCTGAATGGTGCCATCTCTGAGGGCCCAGAACAGCAGCCTGGCAACG CCTGTGGGACATCATTTGACTTCCATAAGCAGATCGACTATCTCTTCCTGGTTGGCACTGAGGAGGGGAAAATACACAAG TGCTCCAAAACTTACTCGAGCCAGTTCCTGGAGACCTATAACGCCCACAGCATGGCAGTGGATGCAGTGAAGTGGAACCACTTCCACCCCAAGGTTTTCATCTCCTGCAGTTCGGACTGGACCGTCAAAATCTGGGACCATACCATCGA cacTCCCATGTTCACCTTCGATCTGAACGCAGCGGTTGGTGATGTCGCCTGGTCTCCATACTCCTCCACTGTGTTCGCCGCTGTCACTACAGACGCCATG GTCCATGTCTTTGACCTCAGCATCAACAAATATGAGGCCATCTGCCAGCAGCCAGTGGTGGCCAAAAAGAAGACCAAGCTGACTCACATCGAGTTTAATCCCATCTATCCCATCATCATCGTGGGCGATGACCGAGGCTACGTCAGCAGCCTCAAACTCTCCCCGAACCTCCGCAAGAAACCCAAG gttaaGAAGGGTCAGGAGCTGCCTAAGGGTCCAGAAATGGAAGTAGCCAAGATGGAGAAGCTCCTCAGTCTGCTGAGGGAACCGGGGCAAAGCACAGTTTAA
- the fam219aa gene encoding protein FAM219A isoform X2 — translation MMEEIDRFQVPPVNGETQPLDPAATSTSEADPDTKGESVAMNYKPSPLQVQIEKQRDLARKGSVKNGTVGSPVNQQPKKNARTRLVVPNKGYSSLDQSPDEKPLVALDTDSDDDFDMSRYSSSGYSSAEQINQDLNIQLLKDGYRLDEIPDDEDLDLIPPKAVNPTCMCCQAAPSTACQIQ, via the exons ATGATGGAAGAAATCGACCGGTTCCAAGTACCTCCAGTCAACGGAGAGACCCAGCCTTTG gaCCCAGCTGCAACCTCCACCTCAGAGGCAGACCCTGACACAAAGGGAGAGTCTGTGGCCATGAACTACAAGCCGTCACCACTGCAAGTCCAAATAG agaaacagagggatcTTGCCAGGAAGGGATCAGTGAAGAATGGCACTGTGGGAAGCCCTGTCAATCAGCAGCCTAAGAAGAATGCCAGGACAAG GTTGGTCGTGCCAAATAAAGGCTACTCCTCTTTAGACCAGAGCCCAGATGAGAAGCCCCTGGTGGCACTGGACACTGACAG TGACGATGACTTCGACATGTCCAGATACTCGTCATCAGGATACTCCTCAGCCGAG CAGATCAACCAGGACCTGAACATCCAGCTCCTGAAGGATGGGTACCGGCTCGATGAGATCCCAGATGACGAGGATCTGGATCTGATCCCCCCCAAAGCAGTCAACCCCACCTGCATGTGCTGCCAGGCTGCTCCCTCCACAGCCTGTCAAATCCAGTAg
- the fam219aa gene encoding protein FAM219A isoform X1, with protein MMEEIDRFQVPPVNGETQPLDPAATSTSEADPDTKGESVAMNYKPSPLQVQIEKQRDLARKGSVKNGTVGSPVNQQPKKNARTRLVVPNKGYSSLDQSPDEKPLVALDTDSDDDFDMSRYSSSGYSSAEVRCLRDQQINQDLNIQLLKDGYRLDEIPDDEDLDLIPPKAVNPTCMCCQAAPSTACQIQ; from the exons ATGATGGAAGAAATCGACCGGTTCCAAGTACCTCCAGTCAACGGAGAGACCCAGCCTTTG gaCCCAGCTGCAACCTCCACCTCAGAGGCAGACCCTGACACAAAGGGAGAGTCTGTGGCCATGAACTACAAGCCGTCACCACTGCAAGTCCAAATAG agaaacagagggatcTTGCCAGGAAGGGATCAGTGAAGAATGGCACTGTGGGAAGCCCTGTCAATCAGCAGCCTAAGAAGAATGCCAGGACAAG GTTGGTCGTGCCAAATAAAGGCTACTCCTCTTTAGACCAGAGCCCAGATGAGAAGCCCCTGGTGGCACTGGACACTGACAG TGACGATGACTTCGACATGTCCAGATACTCGTCATCAGGATACTCCTCAGCCGAGGTGAGATGTCTGAGGGACCAG CAGATCAACCAGGACCTGAACATCCAGCTCCTGAAGGATGGGTACCGGCTCGATGAGATCCCAGATGACGAGGATCTGGATCTGATCCCCCCCAAAGCAGTCAACCCCACCTGCATGTGCTGCCAGGCTGCTCCCTCCACAGCCTGTCAAATCCAGTAg